A window from Nocardioides mesophilus encodes these proteins:
- a CDS encoding Type 1 glutamine amidotransferase-like domain-containing protein, which yields MMTEMTQVHLVGGGVDTLGDPALLRPFVESALARAAGHASRPRLALVLADDRGLAAKFRPPYIEPFEALLPGGFDFMDVFVGGATPADPAVLGSADGFVVGGGPTPVYLAALAPVAPVLRSAVAAGVPYLGFSAGAMVAASPALAGGWCHGGLAVCEEDWSEGLVEIEVREGLDLVPFCVDVHATQGGLLSRAASLPGLPGVERAMGIDEGTCLSVCAEPTGELRLRVSGRGFVWDVARGGDDTMLLRRLASL from the coding sequence ATGATGACCGAGATGACGCAGGTCCACCTCGTGGGTGGCGGTGTCGACACGCTGGGCGATCCCGCCTTGCTGAGACCGTTCGTGGAGTCCGCTCTGGCACGCGCCGCCGGCCACGCCTCCCGGCCTCGTCTCGCGTTGGTCCTTGCCGATGACAGGGGCTTGGCGGCGAAGTTCCGTCCGCCGTACATCGAGCCGTTCGAGGCGTTGTTGCCCGGCGGCTTCGACTTCATGGATGTCTTCGTGGGCGGGGCGACACCCGCGGACCCCGCGGTCCTCGGCAGCGCGGACGGTTTCGTCGTCGGGGGTGGACCAACGCCGGTCTACCTCGCCGCACTGGCGCCTGTCGCACCCGTCTTACGCTCGGCCGTCGCTGCGGGGGTGCCCTACCTGGGGTTCTCGGCGGGCGCGATGGTGGCGGCCTCGCCGGCGCTCGCGGGTGGCTGGTGCCACGGCGGGCTCGCCGTGTGCGAGGAGGACTGGTCTGAGGGCCTTGTCGAGATCGAGGTGCGTGAGGGCCTCGACCTGGTGCCGTTCTGCGTGGACGTGCATGCGACACAGGGCGGCCTGCTGAGTCGCGCCGCCTCGCTGCCAGGGCTGCCGGGAGTCGAGCGCGCCATGGGCATCGACGAAGGCACCTGCTTGAGCGTCTGTGCCGAACCTACGGGTGAGCTGAGGTTGCGGGTGAGCGGCCGCGGCTTCGTCTGGGACGTCGCCCGGGGCGGGGACGACACGATGCTGCTGCGGAGACTCGCATCGCTGTAG
- a CDS encoding gluconate 2-dehydrogenase subunit 3 family protein yields MNIHATFFDNHQRATVEAAMARIIPSDDTPGAREARTVDFVDRYLSGIDYIYALPDGSGFEQLEGRRAAAWQQRVDLARSKYVAGIAELDRLCLEQHRAQFVHLDEHEQDEMLRRIERAGTPEAERAWRDTPAIAYGGPVEPALQQTNAEADMDFFNLLVTHTRQGFLADPIYGGNRDQLGWQVIGFPGPASLAEVHAGRYNTLDFFADNRVHRGQEDNHDRQA; encoded by the coding sequence ATGAACATTCACGCGACCTTCTTTGACAACCACCAACGCGCCACCGTTGAGGCAGCGATGGCGCGCATCATCCCCTCAGACGACACGCCAGGGGCGCGCGAGGCCCGGACCGTCGACTTCGTCGATCGCTACCTCTCCGGCATCGACTACATCTACGCCCTTCCCGACGGCAGTGGCTTCGAGCAGCTCGAGGGCCGCCGGGCCGCCGCCTGGCAGCAACGCGTTGACCTGGCACGGTCAAAATACGTCGCCGGCATCGCCGAGCTGGACCGGCTCTGTCTCGAGCAGCACCGTGCCCAGTTCGTCCACCTCGACGAGCATGAGCAGGACGAGATGCTGCGACGTATCGAGCGGGCCGGTACCCCGGAAGCCGAACGCGCCTGGCGTGACACCCCGGCGATCGCTTACGGCGGCCCGGTAGAGCCGGCACTCCAGCAGACCAACGCGGAGGCGGACATGGACTTCTTCAACCTGCTGGTCACCCACACGCGCCAGGGGTTCCTGGCTGACCCGATCTACGGCGGCAACAGGGACCAGCTCGGCTGGCAGGTGATCGGTTTTCCCGGTCCCGCAAGCCTTGCCGAGGTCCACGCCGGCCGCTACAACACCCTCGACTTCTTCGCCGACAACCGCGTCCACCGCGGGCAGGAGGACAACCATGACCGGCAAGCCTGA
- a CDS encoding ABC transporter ATP-binding protein, whose translation MLGLSRPGSGTLEVLGTPVGQHLAVPEGVAGFVDGPGLYPTLTARQNLSAMAALRPGPRRAAADIDRLLDRVGLLDVADDSIRGFSLGMRQRLGLAAALLGEPRLLVVDEPANGLDPAGKRQVHRVLTDLASEGGTVILSSHRMDDLAALCDEVTLLNEGRVVFSGPIRKLAAESGELDWQLVTSDLAAARGLAAVTPSVRLVAGQRWSSPADDRALVVRGPEAGLDDLVGRLVSAGIAIRELGPVVPPLEAAFLALTGAGAETDEDHR comes from the coding sequence CTGCTCGGCCTCTCCCGACCGGGGTCCGGCACGCTCGAGGTGCTGGGCACGCCAGTGGGGCAACACCTCGCCGTGCCCGAGGGGGTCGCCGGGTTTGTGGACGGCCCGGGCCTCTACCCCACGCTGACCGCCCGCCAGAACCTCTCCGCCATGGCCGCCCTGCGCCCCGGTCCGCGACGCGCGGCCGCCGACATCGACAGGCTGCTCGACCGGGTCGGCCTGCTGGACGTGGCGGATGACTCGATCCGGGGCTTCTCCCTGGGGATGCGGCAGCGACTCGGCCTGGCCGCCGCCCTCCTCGGCGAGCCGCGGCTGCTCGTCGTCGACGAGCCGGCCAACGGCCTCGACCCCGCCGGCAAGCGACAGGTGCACCGGGTCCTGACCGACCTCGCGAGCGAGGGCGGAACCGTGATCCTCTCGAGCCACCGGATGGACGACCTCGCAGCGCTGTGCGACGAGGTGACGTTGCTGAATGAGGGCCGGGTCGTGTTCTCCGGTCCGATCCGCAAGCTGGCCGCTGAGAGCGGCGAGCTCGACTGGCAGCTGGTCACCTCCGACCTCGCGGCGGCGCGCGGGCTGGCGGCCGTCACCCCGTCCGTGCGGCTGGTCGCCGGGCAGCGCTGGTCCTCGCCGGCCGACGACCGTGCCCTCGTCGTACGCGGCCCGGAGGCCGGACTCGATGACCTGGTCGGGCGACTCGTGTCGGCCGGCATCGCGATCCGCGAGCTGGGTCCGGTAGTGCCACCTCTCGAGGCCGCCTTCCTCGCCCTGACCGGCGCCGGCGCCGAGACGGACGAGGACCACCGGTGA
- a CDS encoding sugar phosphate isomerase/epimerase family protein, with amino-acid sequence MKLGFLTACLPDRSLEDIVTWAALHGYEALEVAAWPNLGSRPFTATHLNAEGFGPGDADRVSSLFRGHGLTLSSLAFYDNNLHADADERQSINDHVMSLIDAAALLDCPTVGTFVGRDPGKSVAENLRMAEKVFPRLVDHAGEKGVKLVIENCVMEGWHPDGYPGNLAYSPELWEWMFDLGLYLNYDPSHLLWMGIDPVAAVRPYIDKVAHAQAKDIELFPEKRNRYGWPGIAVERRDPWNVGWWRYRVPGLGQVDWVRVVDALYEGGFDGVLSVEHEDPVWGGTEDRIETGLQVAHRTLRPLIVA; translated from the coding sequence ATGAAGCTCGGATTTCTGACCGCCTGCCTGCCCGACCGGTCCCTGGAGGACATTGTCACCTGGGCCGCACTGCACGGCTACGAGGCACTCGAAGTGGCGGCCTGGCCCAATCTGGGCAGCCGGCCGTTCACCGCGACCCACCTCAACGCCGAGGGCTTCGGTCCCGGTGACGCGGACCGAGTCTCGTCCCTGTTCCGCGGGCACGGGCTCACGCTTTCCTCGCTGGCGTTCTACGACAACAACCTGCACGCCGACGCGGACGAACGGCAGAGCATCAATGATCACGTGATGTCGCTCATCGACGCGGCGGCACTGCTCGACTGCCCCACCGTAGGTACCTTCGTCGGCCGCGACCCGGGCAAGTCGGTTGCGGAAAATCTGCGGATGGCCGAGAAGGTGTTCCCGCGCCTGGTCGACCACGCAGGCGAGAAGGGCGTCAAGCTCGTTATCGAGAACTGCGTGATGGAGGGGTGGCATCCCGACGGCTACCCCGGCAACCTCGCGTACAGCCCTGAGCTGTGGGAGTGGATGTTCGATCTCGGGCTCTATCTCAACTACGACCCGTCCCACCTGCTGTGGATGGGCATCGACCCAGTAGCGGCTGTCCGGCCGTACATCGACAAGGTCGCCCACGCCCAGGCGAAGGACATCGAGCTGTTCCCCGAGAAGCGCAACCGGTACGGCTGGCCGGGAATCGCGGTGGAGCGTCGGGACCCGTGGAATGTCGGTTGGTGGCGTTACCGCGTTCCCGGTCTGGGCCAGGTCGACTGGGTGCGGGTCGTCGACGCGCTCTACGAGGGCGGGTTCGACGGCGTGCTCTCCGTGGAGCACGAGGACCCGGTTTGGGGCGGCACCGAGGACCGGATCGAGACCGGCCTGCAGGTCGCTCACCGCACGCTCCGGCCCCTCATCGTGGCTTGA
- a CDS encoding Gfo/Idh/MocA family protein, with translation MSSTPVRAGLIGAGFIGGVHAHAIRSAGGILTRVADSSPEQAAQAAHRHGALAPAESALALIASDDVDVVHICTPNATHAELAELAIAHGKAVVCEKPLATSVGDAERLVSLARDASVVNAVPFVYRYYPTVREARSRIAKGEAGRLWLLHGSYLQDWLAGQGETNWRLDPLHGGGSRAFGDIGVHWCDLMEFVTGHRIIRLMARLSNAYAERVTSDGLHAAGTEDGAMVVFETDKGRLAP, from the coding sequence ATGTCGTCCACACCGGTGCGCGCCGGTCTTATCGGCGCAGGTTTCATCGGCGGGGTGCATGCCCACGCCATCCGCTCGGCCGGGGGCATCCTGACTCGGGTCGCGGACTCGTCACCCGAGCAAGCCGCACAGGCGGCCCACCGCCACGGCGCCCTGGCGCCAGCCGAGTCGGCCCTGGCCCTGATCGCATCCGACGACGTGGATGTCGTCCACATCTGCACTCCCAATGCCACCCACGCCGAGCTCGCCGAGCTCGCAATCGCGCACGGCAAGGCCGTGGTCTGCGAGAAGCCGCTGGCCACTTCGGTCGGCGACGCTGAAAGGCTGGTTTCCCTCGCCCGAGATGCCAGCGTAGTGAACGCCGTACCGTTCGTGTACCGCTACTACCCGACGGTTCGCGAGGCCCGCTCCCGCATCGCCAAGGGCGAGGCTGGCCGGCTCTGGCTCTTGCACGGTTCCTATCTGCAGGACTGGCTCGCCGGGCAGGGCGAGACCAACTGGCGCCTGGACCCTCTCCACGGTGGCGGATCGCGTGCCTTCGGGGACATCGGAGTGCACTGGTGCGACCTGATGGAGTTCGTGACCGGTCATCGGATCATCCGGCTGATGGCTCGGCTGTCCAACGCGTATGCGGAACGGGTCACCTCCGACGGGTTGCATGCGGCGGGCACTGAAGACGGCGCCATGGTGGTATTCGAGACCGACAAGGGGCGACTGGCTCCGTAG
- a CDS encoding GMC family oxidoreductase — translation MTGKPDRVDAVIIGAGASGAAAAKVLTERGLRVVALEKGPWRTKESFGGDELANVNRYNLWPDPILNPRTSRTSPEVAAEVDPFCPVPQMVGGGTVHWQGWLPRFTPNDFRLRTVAGDLAGTTLADWPITYEELEPYYDAVEWAFGVSGQAGANHFEGPRRRGYPCPPMPQSRYAEKFHDGCAKLGWNSFPTPQAALSQPFNGRPATVVSAFAQQHGDPTGTRSSALNVFIPDAVATGRYELRPESYVRELVLDDRGRIKAAVYEDAAGVMFEQEADVFLLACGAVETARLMLMSTSARFPGGLANGNDLVGRNVTFHEYSASVATFDDPIYAWAGGGYVSASSFQFYEHDASRGFVSGGHIAAAGVGIPLPINWGLPGKPTWGVEAKQVDRDYFNHSMAVAMVLHDMPQHDNRVDLDDTVVDAWGLPVARITLIPHENDLAQGRFLVDRCGEILEAAGGKDVTKVYAEKVTGNCSHQHGTARMGDDPDTSVTDRHCRTHEVDNLFIVDGSPFPTATGANPTLTIMANAWRVAEFIVTSKGNR, via the coding sequence ATGACCGGCAAGCCTGACCGCGTCGATGCGGTCATCATCGGTGCCGGAGCCTCCGGCGCCGCAGCCGCAAAGGTGCTGACCGAGCGGGGCTTGCGTGTCGTCGCCTTGGAGAAGGGTCCTTGGCGCACCAAGGAGAGCTTCGGTGGCGACGAGCTCGCCAACGTCAACCGGTACAACCTGTGGCCTGACCCCATCCTGAATCCGCGCACCTCGCGGACCTCACCCGAGGTCGCCGCTGAGGTCGATCCGTTCTGTCCGGTGCCGCAGATGGTCGGCGGAGGTACGGTCCACTGGCAGGGCTGGCTGCCCCGGTTCACTCCCAACGACTTTCGGCTGCGCACCGTGGCGGGTGACCTTGCCGGCACCACGCTGGCGGATTGGCCGATCACCTACGAGGAGCTCGAGCCTTACTACGACGCAGTGGAGTGGGCTTTCGGCGTCTCCGGGCAGGCGGGTGCGAACCACTTCGAGGGTCCGCGCCGCCGCGGCTACCCCTGCCCGCCTATGCCGCAGTCGCGGTACGCGGAGAAGTTCCACGACGGGTGCGCGAAGCTCGGATGGAACTCGTTCCCAACACCGCAGGCGGCGCTCTCCCAGCCGTTCAACGGGCGGCCGGCGACTGTGGTCAGCGCGTTCGCGCAGCAGCACGGCGACCCCACCGGAACGCGGTCCAGCGCCCTGAACGTGTTCATCCCGGACGCGGTTGCCACGGGCCGCTATGAGTTGCGTCCCGAGAGCTACGTCCGCGAGCTAGTGCTCGACGACCGCGGACGAATCAAGGCTGCGGTGTACGAGGACGCCGCTGGTGTCATGTTCGAGCAGGAGGCCGATGTGTTCCTGCTCGCGTGCGGCGCGGTCGAGACTGCCCGGTTGATGCTGATGTCGACCTCGGCCCGCTTCCCCGGGGGACTGGCCAACGGCAACGACCTGGTCGGGCGCAACGTGACCTTCCACGAGTACAGCGCCTCGGTCGCCACCTTCGACGACCCGATCTACGCGTGGGCGGGAGGTGGCTATGTCTCGGCGAGCAGCTTCCAGTTCTACGAGCACGACGCATCACGCGGCTTCGTTAGCGGCGGCCACATCGCAGCTGCCGGAGTCGGCATCCCGCTGCCGATCAACTGGGGCCTGCCCGGGAAGCCGACTTGGGGTGTGGAGGCCAAGCAGGTCGATCGTGATTACTTCAACCATTCGATGGCGGTCGCGATGGTCCTGCACGACATGCCGCAGCACGACAACCGTGTCGACCTGGATGACACGGTCGTGGATGCCTGGGGACTGCCCGTTGCTCGTATCACCTTGATCCCGCACGAGAACGACCTCGCTCAGGGACGCTTCCTGGTGGACCGCTGTGGGGAGATCCTCGAGGCAGCCGGCGGCAAAGATGTGACCAAGGTGTACGCCGAGAAGGTCACCGGCAACTGTTCGCACCAGCACGGAACCGCCCGGATGGGAGACGACCCAGACACCTCGGTGACTGACCGGCACTGTCGGACTCACGAGGTGGACAACCTCTTCATCGTCGACGGCAGCCCGTTCCCGACGGCCACCGGGGCCAACCCGACGCTGACGATCATGGCGAACGCGTGGCGGGTGGCCGAATTCATCGTCACCAGCAAGGGGAACCGGTGA
- a CDS encoding ABC transporter permease, with the protein MTAATVDVVVAARPAGRAPLRRCYRFELLKLVSQWRLRLVFLACLVAPAVYAGVVSQQTSLPADALYGRWMNQSGWASSLAVLVFMGTLVLPLLTAVVAGDVFAVEDRLGTWRHLLVAVRSPRLIFLAKALAALTVILALLVALVASSIGGGLVSIGSHPLPGLDGHLMGSGELTRTVLLAWLSIVPPTLAFSAVGLLGSVALGRSPLGLLLPVVLALVLQGVALMPVPVALRVALPMSAFTGYRGLLTDPVQQGPLWAGIAVSLTWAALATWLAHRLFVRRDFTDLAYDGSGRRFLLAGLVPLVALVAVTTGVVAASTGATGSGIERPKLEAAHATSFSHLYVLQTDRLRRPAVTSDQLRATARCDKGGGRVADTGPGSDWRCVVSWTLPGSTATGTAIYQLDVAADGRYVADGDGPKEVNGFFQVRTPTGDAPNPLWQFDGSVDLLENTTPRIHQEGPR; encoded by the coding sequence GTGACCGCCGCCACGGTCGATGTGGTTGTTGCGGCCCGGCCCGCCGGCCGGGCCCCCTTGCGTCGCTGCTACCGCTTCGAGCTCCTCAAGCTGGTGTCGCAGTGGCGGTTGCGGTTGGTGTTCCTCGCCTGCCTGGTCGCCCCGGCCGTCTACGCCGGCGTCGTCAGCCAGCAGACCTCACTCCCGGCGGACGCGCTCTACGGCCGCTGGATGAATCAGTCCGGGTGGGCCAGCTCACTGGCCGTGCTGGTGTTCATGGGCACCCTGGTCCTGCCCCTCCTCACCGCTGTCGTCGCCGGTGACGTCTTCGCCGTCGAGGACCGCCTGGGCACCTGGCGGCACCTGCTGGTCGCCGTCCGATCGCCGCGGTTGATCTTCCTGGCCAAGGCGCTGGCGGCGCTGACGGTGATCCTCGCGCTGCTGGTCGCCCTGGTCGCGTCGTCGATCGGCGGCGGCCTGGTCTCGATCGGCAGCCACCCGCTCCCAGGCCTCGACGGACACCTGATGGGATCCGGCGAGCTCACCCGGACCGTCCTGCTGGCCTGGCTCAGCATCGTCCCGCCCACCCTGGCATTCTCCGCGGTCGGCCTGCTCGGTTCGGTGGCGCTCGGCCGCTCACCACTGGGCCTGCTGCTGCCGGTCGTCCTGGCCCTCGTCCTGCAGGGCGTGGCCCTCATGCCGGTGCCCGTCGCGCTGCGGGTGGCGCTGCCGATGAGCGCGTTCACCGGCTACCGGGGGCTGCTCACCGATCCGGTGCAGCAGGGTCCGCTGTGGGCAGGCATCGCCGTCAGCCTCACCTGGGCGGCGCTGGCGACGTGGCTCGCCCATCGTCTGTTCGTCCGGCGCGACTTCACCGACCTGGCGTACGACGGCTCCGGCCGCCGCTTCCTCCTGGCCGGCTTGGTGCCACTGGTGGCCCTGGTCGCGGTGACCACAGGCGTCGTGGCGGCGTCGACCGGCGCCACTGGCTCCGGCATCGAGCGGCCGAAGCTCGAGGCGGCGCACGCGACGTCGTTCTCCCACCTCTACGTCCTGCAGACCGACCGGCTGCGGCGCCCGGCGGTCACCAGCGACCAACTGCGTGCGACGGCCCGGTGCGACAAGGGGGGCGGCCGCGTGGCCGACACCGGCCCGGGCTCCGACTGGCGCTGCGTCGTGAGCTGGACGCTGCCCGGCTCCACCGCGACCGGCACCGCGATCTACCAGCTCGACGTCGCCGCCGACGGGCGCTACGTCGCCGACGGCGACGGCCCCAAGGAGGTCAACGGCTTCTTCCAGGTCCGCACGCCCACAGGCGACGCGCCCAACCCGCTGTGGCAGTTCGACGGTTCCGTCGACCTGCTCGAGAACACCACCCCCCGGATACACCAGGAAGGTCCACGATGA
- a CDS encoding alkaline phosphatase family protein, giving the protein MIWLSDDHTGGPVSARSNVASGDLAVGKIVETISHSQYWKDSAIFVVEDDSQNGADHVDGHRAPVQVISPWATHGQTVSRYYTQMNMVRTIEQILGAEPGSTPRPTAARRPRHRPPRTPTTPTSRRGRSGPASST; this is encoded by the coding sequence ATGATCTGGCTCTCCGACGACCACACCGGCGGCCCGGTCTCCGCTCGCTCCAACGTGGCCAGCGGCGACCTCGCGGTCGGCAAGATCGTCGAGACCATCTCGCACAGCCAGTACTGGAAGGACTCGGCGATCTTCGTGGTCGAGGACGACAGCCAGAACGGCGCCGACCACGTCGACGGCCACCGGGCACCGGTGCAGGTGATCAGCCCCTGGGCGACGCACGGCCAGACCGTCTCGCGCTACTACACGCAGATGAACATGGTGCGCACGATCGAGCAGATTCTCGGCGCCGAGCCGGGCTCGACGCCCCGGCCAACGGCGGCCCGTCGGCCAAGGCACCGGCCACCCCGGACGCCTACGACTCCTACGTCGCGACGTGGGCGAAGTGGGCCGGCAAGCAGCACCTGA
- a CDS encoding putative quinol monooxygenase, with amino-acid sequence MNADGVVHLQPAFVARPGQELALREALIRLTGHSREEVGCLEYTLLEDPDDPMWLSIYERWAGSAAIDAHDRTAHVAAFVARFDELLAEPLATRRLRRLV; translated from the coding sequence ATGAACGCTGACGGGGTCGTCCACCTTCAGCCTGCCTTCGTGGCTCGACCGGGCCAGGAGTTGGCGCTCCGGGAGGCGCTGATCAGGCTCACCGGCCATAGCCGCGAGGAGGTCGGCTGCTTGGAGTACACCTTGCTCGAAGACCCCGACGATCCGATGTGGCTCTCGATCTACGAGCGGTGGGCCGGTAGTGCGGCCATCGATGCCCACGACCGAACCGCGCACGTAGCCGCGTTCGTGGCGCGTTTCGATGAGCTTCTCGCCGAGCCACTCGCCACGCGCCGCCTGCGCCGGCTCGTCTAG
- a CDS encoding sugar ABC transporter ATP-binding protein, with product MAQPPTAVQMTGIHKAFYGTTVLDDVDFEVLPGEVHALAGGNGAGKSTLMKILQGVYSMDRGDISIAGQPVQINSIHEARANGIGMVFQEFSLVPSLTVAQNVFLTAEPLGRGGLISDREAVRRAREVFAEMEVEVDPKAVVADLGTAYWQLTEIAKALGQDARVLIMDEPTASLAKHETEALFDLVERLKARGISIIYISHRMDEVYRIADRITILRDGSRLLTEKLTDVTPEQIVEGIVGRKIEGLSYRNRGHETEATPLLEVTDLRAGSRVNGVTFTVRPGEIIGLAGLMGSGRTELARVLFGIDKLDSGEVKLHGEVVTISNPQQAISHGLALIPEDRRAQGLVLEHSVRDNLLLPLLDRTRKGPFLSATVARELSERLISQFAVKVDNPSRPVRLLSGGNQQKVVLAKWLGTEPDLLILDEPTAGVDIGTKSEILEMIRNLADDGKAVIVISSEYPELLAVSDRILVLRDGAVSADLPRREIADEETLQLAVQGVHS from the coding sequence ATGGCCCAGCCCCCAACTGCCGTGCAGATGACCGGCATCCACAAAGCGTTCTACGGCACCACAGTCCTCGACGACGTCGACTTCGAGGTGCTGCCGGGCGAGGTGCATGCGCTCGCCGGAGGCAATGGCGCGGGCAAGTCCACCCTGATGAAGATCCTCCAGGGCGTCTACTCGATGGACCGTGGGGACATCTCGATCGCGGGACAGCCGGTGCAGATCAACTCGATCCACGAGGCCCGCGCGAACGGGATCGGCATGGTGTTCCAGGAGTTCAGTCTGGTGCCCAGCCTCACTGTCGCCCAGAACGTCTTTCTGACTGCCGAGCCACTGGGACGAGGCGGTCTGATCAGCGACCGCGAGGCGGTACGCCGGGCACGCGAGGTGTTTGCCGAGATGGAGGTCGAGGTCGACCCGAAGGCCGTAGTCGCCGACCTCGGCACCGCGTACTGGCAGCTGACCGAGATCGCCAAAGCTCTCGGCCAGGACGCCCGCGTCCTGATCATGGACGAGCCGACCGCCAGCCTCGCCAAGCACGAAACCGAGGCGCTGTTCGACCTCGTCGAAAGGCTGAAGGCCCGCGGGATCTCGATCATCTACATCTCTCACCGCATGGACGAGGTGTACCGCATCGCTGACCGAATCACGATCCTGCGCGACGGAAGCAGGTTGCTCACCGAGAAGTTGACGGACGTCACGCCCGAACAAATCGTCGAGGGAATCGTCGGCCGGAAGATCGAGGGCCTCAGCTATCGCAATCGCGGTCACGAGACCGAGGCCACCCCACTCTTGGAGGTCACAGACCTGCGAGCCGGTTCCAGGGTCAACGGCGTGACCTTCACGGTGCGACCCGGCGAGATCATCGGGCTGGCTGGGTTGATGGGAAGCGGTCGGACCGAGCTTGCCCGGGTCCTGTTCGGTATCGACAAGCTCGACAGCGGCGAAGTGAAGCTGCACGGGGAGGTCGTGACGATCTCGAACCCGCAGCAGGCCATCTCCCATGGTCTGGCCCTCATCCCCGAGGACCGTCGAGCCCAGGGACTGGTGTTGGAGCACTCGGTGCGAGACAACTTGCTGCTTCCACTACTGGACCGGACCCGCAAGGGGCCATTCCTGAGCGCGACTGTCGCGCGCGAGCTCTCCGAGAGGCTGATCTCGCAATTCGCGGTCAAGGTCGACAACCCGAGCCGGCCGGTGCGGCTGCTGTCAGGTGGCAACCAGCAGAAGGTCGTCCTGGCCAAGTGGCTGGGCACGGAGCCTGACCTTCTCATCCTCGACGAGCCGACCGCCGGAGTCGACATCGGCACGAAAAGCGAGATTCTGGAGATGATCCGCAACCTCGCCGACGACGGCAAGGCTGTCATCGTCATCTCCTCCGAATACCCCGAGCTCCTCGCGGTCAGCGACCGCATCCTCGTCCTGCGCGACGGGGCCGTCTCAGCAGATCTTCCCCGTCGCGAGATCGCGGACGAGGAAACACTTCAACTGGCCGTCCAAGGAGTCCACTCATGA
- a CDS encoding ABC transporter permease: MSHTVHTAPADADATTASTSLTDVLKRVDWHRYVIYIAFFVVFLFFAVLLGDQGFLSSNNLLNILRQTATITVIAVGMTYVIACAEIDLSVGSVAGLASVSCAMAISNWGLVPGILAGLAVGLVVGTINGGLVSLLGIPSFLVTLGMLGIAAGVAQWITSSAPQPILNDTFNMTFGGGDFGPVPGLIVWGAVFVAVGAVVLNKTRFGRQVLATGGNRTAAEFTGIKTRRIKFQVLLISATVASVAGMLYAGRLQSGRFQWGAGDELSAIAAVILGGTSLFGGSGAVVGTMFGALLIGLINNGLILAGLDSSQQQVVRGVIIILAVALARKK, translated from the coding sequence ATGAGTCACACCGTCCATACGGCTCCGGCAGACGCCGACGCCACCACCGCCTCGACGTCCCTGACAGACGTCCTCAAGCGGGTCGACTGGCACCGCTATGTCATCTACATCGCGTTCTTCGTGGTGTTCCTCTTCTTTGCGGTGCTGCTGGGTGACCAGGGCTTCCTCAGCTCGAACAACCTGCTCAACATCCTGCGTCAGACCGCCACGATCACGGTGATCGCCGTCGGCATGACCTATGTGATCGCGTGCGCGGAGATCGACCTCTCGGTCGGGTCGGTGGCGGGTTTGGCCAGCGTCTCGTGCGCGATGGCGATCTCGAATTGGGGTCTCGTCCCCGGCATCCTGGCCGGCCTGGCGGTCGGCCTCGTCGTCGGAACCATCAACGGGGGTCTGGTCAGCCTGCTGGGAATCCCCTCCTTCCTGGTCACCCTGGGCATGCTCGGCATCGCCGCGGGCGTGGCGCAGTGGATCACCAGCTCAGCGCCGCAGCCAATCCTCAATGACACCTTCAATATGACCTTCGGGGGCGGCGACTTCGGGCCCGTCCCCGGCCTGATCGTCTGGGGTGCGGTCTTCGTGGCCGTGGGGGCGGTGGTGCTGAACAAGACGCGGTTCGGGCGCCAGGTCCTGGCCACCGGCGGCAACCGCACTGCAGCGGAGTTCACCGGCATCAAGACCCGTCGGATCAAGTTCCAGGTGCTGCTGATCTCCGCCACCGTCGCGTCGGTCGCCGGGATGCTGTACGCCGGCCGCCTCCAGTCTGGCCGCTTCCAGTGGGGCGCTGGTGACGAGCTCTCGGCCATCGCCGCGGTCATCCTGGGGGGGACCAGTCTCTTCGGCGGCAGCGGCGCGGTGGTCGGCACGATGTTCGGCGCCCTGCTGATCGGACTGATCAACAACGGCCTGATCCTGGCAGGCCTGGACAGCTCCCAGCAGCAGGTGGTGCGCGGCGTGATCATCATCTTGGCCGTGGCCCTGGCACGGAAGAAGTGA